The Stenotrophomonas sp. ASS1 genome segment CCCGGGCGAAGCGGCGCAGGTCGTGCAGCACCCCGCGCTTGTAGACCGCGCAGCGGTCCACGCCTTCTTCCTGGAAACCGTTCTTTTCCAGCACCCGGGCCGAGCCGAGGTTGAAGTCGACCACCCCGGCCTGCAGCCTGAACAGGCGCAGCTCGTCCATCACCCAGGGTGCGAACAGGCCGACCACCCGGGTCATCAGCCCCTGGCCCCAGTAGGCCTGGCCCAGCCAGTAGCCCAGTTCCGCCATGTGCCCGCGCTCGGCACTGCCCTGCTGGGCCCCGACGCTGCCGCAGGCCTGGCCGTCGATCTCGATGGCCAGGTTCAGGGTGCCAGGGGCCAGCACGCGACCGGCGAGGAAGGCCTCGCCATCCTCGCGCGTGTACGGGTAAGGGAAACGATCACGCAGGCCCCGCGATACCTCGGCGTCGTTGGCATGGCGCAGCAGCGATTCC includes the following:
- a CDS encoding GNAT family protein; translated protein: MPDPTTVLRGDGFQLRPWRPDDLESLLRHANDAEVSRGLRDRFPYPYTREDGEAFLAGRVLAPGTLNLAIEIDGQACGSVGAQQGSAERGHMAELGYWLGQAYWGQGLMTRVVGLFAPWVMDELRLFRLQAGVVDFNLGSARVLEKNGFQEEGVDRCAVYKRGVLHDLRRFARVRTQLP